In Bacteroidota bacterium, the following proteins share a genomic window:
- a CDS encoding four helix bundle protein, with amino-acid sequence MGQGTGEIGQGASEEKTKAVIKDSLDQVLFYRESIALWDLFWDDSEIMMKDLRGREMVKQLTRSVYSISANIEEGYGRGFGKEYPQFLRYARGSARETKGGYEKAKRLLPANVVEDRIERLQKIIGAITKTLKTLSEKQK; translated from the coding sequence ATGGGACAAGGGACAGGTGAAATAGGGCAAGGGGCAAGTGAAGAGAAAACCAAGGCGGTCATTAAAGATAGTTTAGACCAAGTGTTATTCTATCGGGAATCCATAGCGTTGTGGGATTTGTTTTGGGACGATAGTGAAATTATGATGAAAGATTTGCGTGGCAGAGAAATGGTGAAGCAACTCACAAGGTCTGTATATTCCATATCCGCAAATATTGAAGAGGGATACGGGAGAGGATTTGGAAAGGAATATCCTCAGTTTCTCCGATATGCACGAGGTTCTGCAAGAGAAACGAAGGGTGGCTATGAAAAGGCAAAGCGACTTTTACCTGCTAATGTTGTAGAAGATAGAATTGAAAGATTGCAGAAAATTATTGGAGCAATTACAAAAACATTGAAAACACTTTCTGAAAAACAAAAATAA
- the paaC gene encoding phenylacetate-CoA oxygenase subunit PaaC, producing the protein MNTAAVKDLLLKMADDALIIGHRNSEWTGIGPMLEEDLAFSSMAQDKIGHAQALYTILHEILGEANPDTLAFKREEKQFRCCQFVEQPIGEYDFSIIRQFLFDHAELIRYDLLTQSSFQAVAQLAKKVKGEIKYHVMHADTFVKQLGKGTEESHARLQKALNNSWHLALGIFEKSEFEDVLIKDGIFAGEEALKNRWLEKITPIIQSADLKLPVTDESKIVYGGRKGFHSEYLKPLLDEMCEVVRTDINAEW; encoded by the coding sequence ATGAATACCGCTGCTGTAAAAGACCTACTTTTAAAAATGGCAGATGATGCACTTATCATCGGTCACCGCAATTCAGAATGGACTGGTATCGGGCCCATGCTTGAAGAAGACCTGGCGTTTTCTTCTATGGCACAAGATAAAATTGGCCATGCACAGGCACTCTATACTATTCTTCATGAAATTTTGGGTGAAGCAAACCCGGATACTTTGGCTTTCAAACGAGAAGAAAAACAATTTCGTTGCTGCCAGTTTGTTGAGCAACCGATTGGCGAATACGACTTCAGTATCATTCGTCAATTTCTTTTTGACCATGCTGAGTTGATTCGCTATGACTTATTGACGCAGTCTTCCTTTCAAGCGGTAGCACAACTCGCAAAGAAGGTGAAGGGCGAAATAAAATATCACGTGATGCACGCCGATACCTTTGTCAAACAACTTGGCAAAGGAACAGAAGAGAGCCATGCTCGTTTGCAAAAGGCATTGAATAATTCCTGGCATCTTGCACTTGGCATTTTTGAAAAAAGTGAATTTGAGGATGTCTTAATAAAGGATGGGATATTTGCCGGTGAGGAAGCATTGAAAAATAGATGGCTGGAAAAAATCACACCAATTATTCAGTCTGCTGATTTGAAACTCCCTGTCACCGATGAAAGCAAAATAGTTTATGGCGGCAGAAAAGGTTTTCACTCCGAATATTTGAAACCACTTTTAGATGAAATGTGTGAAGTGGTAAGGACCGATATAAATGCGGAATGGTGA
- the paaJ gene encoding phenylacetate-CoA oxygenase subunit PaaJ, which yields MVNELTANGSQWTEAAVWQVLENVKDPEIPVLSVIDMGIITAVQISNPKPETRNAIVIMTPTFVGCPAIEVMKKNIYEEVKKLGFDEVKVQVDFDVKWTSDRMKPEAKIKLEKFGLAPPPEMKDEELSEEMLNRVRCPHCGSTDTTLRSSFGSTLCRAIRFCFNCKQGFEQFKPI from the coding sequence ATGGTGAACGAGTTGACAGCCAACGGTTCACAGTGGACAGAGGCTGCGGTTTGGCAGGTTCTTGAAAACGTCAAAGATCCTGAAATTCCTGTCCTATCTGTTATAGATATGGGCATCATCACGGCTGTTCAAATCTCCAATCCTAAGCCTGAAACCCGAAATGCTATTGTCATTATGACCCCTACCTTTGTTGGCTGTCCGGCTATAGAGGTGATGAAGAAGAACATCTATGAGGAAGTAAAAAAACTTGGTTTTGATGAGGTAAAAGTACAGGTAGATTTTGATGTGAAATGGACTTCGGACCGGATGAAGCCTGAAGCTAAAATAAAGTTAGAAAAATTTGGACTTGCCCCTCCTCCCGAAATGAAAGATGAAGAACTTTCAGAAGAAATGTTGAATCGTGTTCGTTGTCCTCATTGTGGAAGTACCGATACCACACTACGTTCCTCCTTTGGCTCTACTCTTTGCCGCGCCATTCGATTCTGTTTCAACTGCAAGCAAGGCTTTGAACAATTCAAGCCCATTTAG
- a CDS encoding OmpA family protein → MKTQSKLKSATICLLCVLWGATSPLIAQELQPTESECLLNVLVVNDKKKPQENQVVSFTSLKDGKKFSGVTKADGKFSLLLPVGVKYKVKYKAFTQDIESAVLDVPNEKRLTFDYTITITPPRTFTLDNVFFDSGKSSLRAESNKELNELAEYMNIKKELVIEIAGHTDNVGQPEANQKLSEDRANAVKQYLQKKGIAEERVQAKGYGDTKPIAHNDTSQGRQKNRRTEVHIISE, encoded by the coding sequence ATGAAAACACAATCTAAATTAAAATCTGCGACCATCTGTCTCCTTTGTGTTCTATGGGGCGCTACTTCTCCACTTATTGCTCAGGAACTTCAACCTACTGAGTCGGAATGTTTGCTCAATGTGTTGGTGGTGAACGACAAAAAGAAACCGCAGGAAAATCAGGTGGTCAGTTTTACTTCTTTAAAGGATGGAAAGAAATTTTCAGGCGTGACAAAAGCAGATGGTAAGTTCTCCCTGTTGCTGCCGGTAGGGGTGAAGTATAAAGTAAAATACAAGGCTTTCACACAGGATATAGAATCAGCCGTGTTGGATGTGCCTAACGAAAAGCGCCTCACTTTTGATTATACCATCACGATTACTCCGCCGCGTACTTTCACGTTGGACAATGTATTTTTCGATTCGGGCAAATCTTCTCTGCGTGCTGAATCAAATAAAGAGTTGAATGAATTGGCAGAATACATGAACATCAAAAAGGAATTGGTAATCGAGATAGCAGGCCATACCGACAATGTAGGCCAGCCGGAAGCGAACCAAAAACTTTCAGAAGACCGCGCTAACGCGGTGAAACAATATTTACAGAAAAAAGGAATCGCCGAAGAGCGAGTGCAAGCCAAAGGATATGGCGACACCAAACCTATTGCTCATAATGACACATCACAAGGCCGTCAAAAAAACCGCCGGACCGAAGTGCATATTATTTCGGAGTGA
- the ruvB gene encoding Holliday junction branch migration DNA helicase RuvB, which yields MNENLDPEKSVLTSEEQEVERALRPKAIDDFMGQPKIVDNLFVFMEAAKQRSESLDHVLLHGPPGLGKTTLSYIIANEMNVNIKITSGPVMEKPGDLAGLLTNLEVNDVLFIDEIHRLSPVVEEYLYSAMEDYKIDIMIDTGPNARTVQISLNPFTLVGATTRSGLLTAPLRSRFGITCRMEYYDAEVLRNIIKRSAKILKTEINEDAAYEIARRSRGTPRIANLLLRRVRDFAQVKGNGTITLKITQYALEVLNVDLHGLDEMDNRILSAIIDKFKGGPVGLTTIATAVGEEPGTIEEVYEPFLIKEGFIKRTPRGREVTELAYKHLGKTPPTIGGSLF from the coding sequence ATGAACGAAAATCTCGATCCCGAAAAATCGGTGCTGACTTCCGAGGAACAGGAAGTGGAGCGTGCCCTGCGGCCTAAAGCTATTGATGACTTCATGGGGCAGCCAAAGATTGTGGACAATCTTTTCGTTTTTATGGAAGCCGCCAAACAGCGAAGCGAATCGCTGGATCACGTACTGCTTCATGGCCCTCCGGGTTTGGGCAAGACCACCCTTTCCTACATCATTGCTAACGAGATGAACGTCAATATCAAAATCACTTCGGGACCGGTGATGGAAAAGCCGGGCGATCTCGCCGGTTTGCTCACCAACCTAGAAGTGAATGATGTTTTATTCATTGATGAAATTCACCGACTTTCTCCTGTAGTAGAAGAATACCTCTACAGCGCGATGGAAGATTATAAGATTGACATCATGATTGATACCGGTCCCAATGCACGGACGGTTCAAATCAGTCTCAACCCTTTTACGTTGGTCGGAGCCACCACCCGTTCCGGTTTGCTGACCGCCCCGTTGCGCTCCCGCTTTGGGATTACCTGCCGCATGGAATATTATGACGCGGAGGTTTTGAGAAATATCATCAAGCGCTCCGCCAAAATTCTGAAAACAGAAATCAACGAAGATGCTGCTTACGAAATTGCACGTAGAAGTCGCGGCACTCCACGTATTGCCAATCTGCTACTAAGAAGGGTGCGCGATTTTGCACAGGTAAAGGGCAATGGAACAATCACACTCAAGATTACACAATATGCGCTCGAAGTGCTGAACGTGGACTTGCATGGACTCGACGAAATGGACAACCGGATTCTCTCCGCTATCATTGATAAATTCAAAGGTGGGCCGGTAGGGCTTACCACCATTGCCACCGCTGTAGGCGAAGAGCCGGGCACGATTGAAGAGGTATATGAGCCTTTTCTGATTAAAGAAGGTTTTATCAAGCGTACCCCTCGTGGCCGAGAGGTGACGGAATTGGCTTATAAGCATCTGGGCAAAACACCACCGACAATAGGGGGGAGTTTATTTTAA
- a CDS encoding proline dehydrogenase family protein: MNISPDIFDNTEVAFLDKSTAELRKAKVLFQLVGNNLLVKVGSSLAQLALTLHLPVSALFRWTVYDHFCGGETFEECKKTIEALNHRGVGALLNYGVELKETEEDFDKTIQKNLEALQFGGKNKSVKGLCLKLTGLGKHSLFEKVQSKEKLNREEQEEFKRFRERFILLCDAAASNDTPLYVDAEESWIQDALDTLVEEMMAKHNRKQCVINNTFQLYRWDRLAYLQSQIEKAKAGQYILGAKLVRGAYMEIERERAEEKGYQSPIHENKDAVDKDFDEAVNQCLSHLDSVSVCVASQSEESIYRTMQAMENKKLERHHSHVSFSQLYGMGDSITFNLAKLKFNSTKYLPYGPVQEVIPYLIRRAQENTSVAGQTGRELVLLQEEINRRQKISS, encoded by the coding sequence ATGAATATTTCACCTGATATTTTTGATAATACGGAGGTTGCCTTCTTAGATAAATCAACGGCTGAACTCCGAAAAGCCAAAGTCCTTTTTCAATTGGTGGGAAATAATTTACTGGTCAAAGTGGGAAGTTCACTGGCTCAATTGGCATTAACTCTTCACCTCCCGGTTTCGGCCCTTTTTCGATGGACGGTCTATGATCACTTCTGTGGCGGCGAAACTTTTGAAGAATGTAAGAAGACTATTGAGGCCTTGAACCACCGGGGGGTGGGGGCTTTGCTTAATTACGGTGTAGAGTTGAAAGAAACAGAAGAAGACTTCGACAAAACGATTCAAAAGAATCTGGAAGCGCTTCAATTTGGTGGGAAAAATAAATCAGTCAAAGGCTTATGCCTTAAACTGACGGGGCTTGGAAAACATTCCTTATTCGAGAAAGTGCAGAGCAAAGAAAAATTAAACAGAGAGGAGCAGGAGGAATTCAAACGATTTCGGGAGCGCTTCATCCTGCTTTGTGATGCGGCAGCTTCGAATGATACGCCTCTCTATGTAGATGCAGAAGAAAGTTGGATACAAGATGCGCTGGATACATTGGTGGAGGAAATGATGGCGAAACATAACCGGAAACAGTGTGTGATTAACAACACCTTTCAACTCTATCGCTGGGATCGCTTAGCCTATCTGCAATCGCAAATAGAGAAAGCGAAAGCAGGGCAATATATTCTTGGTGCCAAGCTGGTACGCGGTGCCTATATGGAAATAGAGCGCGAACGGGCGGAAGAAAAAGGATACCAATCACCGATTCATGAAAACAAGGACGCGGTGGACAAAGATTTCGATGAGGCAGTGAATCAATGCCTCAGTCATCTCGATTCCGTTTCGGTATGTGTGGCCTCGCAAAGCGAGGAAAGTATTTACCGAACGATGCAAGCTATGGAGAATAAAAAACTAGAACGCCATCATTCGCATGTTTCCTTTTCGCAACTTTATGGCATGGGGGATTCCATCACGTTTAACCTTGCGAAGTTGAAATTTAATTCTACCAAGTATCTTCCTTATGGCCCGGTGCAGGAGGTGATACCTTATCTCATCCGCCGCGCACAGGAAAATACCTCAGTGGCCGGACAAACAGGTAGAGAATTAGTTCTATTGCAAGAGGAAATAAACCGAAGACAAAAGATATCTTCCTGA
- the rmuC gene encoding DNA recombination protein RmuC, which yields MDFAFLFIGLLVGGLLAYLFLKSKNDSSLSAVNEKARIFEGEKDILKKERDDKQGEITRLMNELGIQQNEIANLNNKLTDKEKDIRQLNEKLTNDFKVLANQILEEKSARFTEQNKTNLDIILNPFKEKLIEFEKKVDQTYKTESAERITLKIEIKNLIELNKQISEEANNLATALKGDNKQQGNWGELVLEKILERSGLREGVEYKTQVTTTNVVGDKIKPDVVIFLPDEKHVIVDSKVSLVAYDACVNAPTEDERLKYLKLHIESLRSHVKLLSDKNYQTASGFESPDFILLFVPIESSFSLAVQGDGDLFNYAWDKKIVIVSPSTLLATLRTIASIWKQERQTRNAIEIAEEGGKLYDKFVAFYEDLERVGKKMDDAKKDYVEAMKKLYDGTGNLVRRAEKMKELGAKNTKQLPPSLIERASE from the coding sequence ATGGATTTTGCCTTTTTGTTTATTGGCTTGCTCGTAGGAGGTCTGTTGGCCTATCTATTTCTGAAATCAAAGAATGACAGCTCACTCAGCGCTGTAAATGAAAAGGCAAGAATTTTTGAAGGAGAAAAAGATATCTTAAAAAAAGAAAGAGATGACAAGCAGGGAGAAATCACCCGGTTGATGAATGAACTTGGCATACAGCAAAACGAAATCGCCAACCTCAATAATAAACTCACTGATAAGGAAAAGGATATTCGGCAGTTAAATGAAAAGCTCACTAATGATTTCAAGGTGTTAGCCAACCAGATTTTAGAAGAGAAAAGCGCACGGTTCACCGAGCAGAATAAAACCAACCTGGATATCATTCTGAATCCCTTCAAGGAAAAACTTATTGAATTTGAAAAGAAGGTGGATCAGACGTATAAAACAGAATCTGCAGAACGAATTACGCTTAAAATCGAAATCAAAAATCTTATAGAACTGAACAAACAAATCAGTGAGGAAGCGAACAACTTGGCTACTGCATTGAAAGGCGACAATAAACAGCAAGGCAATTGGGGAGAGTTAGTGTTGGAGAAGATTCTGGAACGCAGTGGGCTGAGAGAAGGAGTAGAATATAAAACACAGGTGACCACCACGAATGTTGTGGGAGACAAAATAAAACCGGATGTGGTAATTTTTCTTCCTGACGAGAAACATGTAATTGTTGACTCGAAAGTTTCACTTGTTGCTTATGATGCTTGCGTCAATGCCCCGACGGAAGATGAAAGACTGAAATACCTGAAGCTGCATATCGAATCGCTTCGCAGCCATGTAAAACTACTGAGCGATAAGAATTATCAGACTGCTTCGGGCTTTGAATCTCCCGACTTCATCCTTTTATTTGTTCCTATTGAATCCTCCTTCAGTCTGGCGGTTCAAGGAGATGGAGATTTGTTCAACTATGCCTGGGATAAAAAAATAGTGATTGTCAGTCCTTCCACCCTGCTCGCAACGTTGAGAACTATTGCCTCAATCTGGAAACAGGAAAGGCAAACACGCAATGCCATTGAGATTGCAGAAGAAGGCGGAAAACTCTACGATAAGTTTGTGGCCTTCTATGAAGATTTAGAAAGGGTCGGGAAGAAAATGGACGATGCCAAAAAGGATTACGTCGAGGCCATGAAGAAACTATATGACGGCACCGGCAACTTGGTTCGCCGCGCAGAAAAAATGAAAGAACTCGGGGCAAAAAACACGAAGCAGTTGCCGCCAAGCCTTATTGAACGGGCATCAGAATAA
- a CDS encoding shikimate dehydrogenase, producing the protein MRKFGLIGYPLSHSFSQKYFEEKFRQQKITDCSYDLFPLKTIDSFPSLIKSHAGLSGLNVTIPYKESVLDFLHETDKTAQEIGAVNCIHIKDGKLAGYNTDAIGFELSLKNFLSSIPQHAFVLGTGGSSKAVRFILHKMQIPFSVISRSAKDGALTYQEISGKMKASNLFINCTPAGMYPDIDLAPAIPYEELGTQDFLYDLVYNPAETLFLKKGKEKGAKTKNGLEMLELQAEESWRIWNQ; encoded by the coding sequence ATGAGAAAATTTGGATTGATAGGATACCCCCTAAGTCACTCCTTTTCTCAGAAATATTTTGAAGAAAAATTTAGGCAGCAGAAAATCACTGATTGCAGCTATGATTTGTTCCCATTGAAAACTATAGATAGCTTCCCTTCTTTAATAAAATCACATGCCGGTTTAAGCGGACTTAATGTGACGATACCATACAAAGAATCGGTATTAGACTTCCTCCATGAAACAGATAAGACAGCGCAGGAAATCGGCGCTGTTAATTGTATTCATATCAAGGACGGAAAGTTGGCAGGATATAATACAGACGCCATAGGTTTTGAATTGTCGTTAAAGAATTTTCTCTCTTCTATCCCGCAACACGCATTCGTATTAGGAACAGGCGGATCTTCTAAAGCTGTACGCTTTATTCTGCATAAGATGCAGATTCCTTTTTCGGTAATTTCAAGAAGTGCGAAGGATGGTGCATTGACTTATCAGGAGATTAGTGGAAAGATGAAAGCCTCAAATCTTTTTATCAATTGTACTCCAGCAGGTATGTATCCTGATATTGATTTGGCTCCGGCTATTCCTTATGAAGAACTTGGCACGCAGGACTTTTTGTATGATCTGGTTTATAATCCCGCAGAAACCTTGTTTCTGAAAAAAGGGAAAGAGAAAGGTGCGAAGACGAAGAACGGATTAGAGATGTTGGAGTTGCAAGCTGAAGAAAGTTGGAGAATCTGGAATCAATAA
- a CDS encoding DedA family protein — protein MEIIHSFIDIFLHLDKHLNDILSEYGTLTYAILFFIIFVETGFIVMPLLPGDSLLFAAGALAAATGKLDIMILIPLLIGAALLGDNVNYFVGKFLGSKIKSRERILFFKRDYIYQTEAFYNKHGGKTVIMARFIPIVRTIAPFVAGAGSMEYRRYILFCITGAILWVGGLTVIGYLFGNIEFVKKNFEIVILGIIFVSVLPIIWQVVKTKISPSNS, from the coding sequence ATGGAAATCATTCATTCTTTTATTGACATCTTTCTGCATTTAGACAAACATCTGAACGATATTCTTTCTGAATATGGAACGCTGACCTATGCTATTTTGTTTTTCATCATTTTTGTTGAGACCGGATTCATTGTTATGCCCCTTTTGCCGGGTGATTCATTGTTGTTTGCCGCCGGCGCTCTAGCTGCTGCTACCGGCAAATTGGATATTATGATTTTGATTCCCTTGCTGATAGGTGCTGCTTTGTTGGGAGATAACGTGAATTACTTTGTCGGAAAATTTCTGGGCAGCAAAATAAAATCGAGAGAAAGGATTTTGTTTTTTAAACGAGATTATATTTATCAAACGGAGGCATTTTATAATAAGCACGGAGGAAAGACGGTGATTATGGCTCGCTTTATTCCTATCGTGAGAACCATCGCCCCTTTTGTTGCGGGCGCGGGGAGTATGGAGTATCGTCGGTATATTCTTTTCTGCATCACAGGAGCTATTCTATGGGTAGGAGGGCTAACCGTCATTGGATACCTGTTTGGGAATATTGAGTTTGTGAAAAAGAACTTTGAGATTGTTATCCTCGGTATCATATTTGTTTCGGTGCTTCCTATTATTTGGCAAGTAGTTAAAACGAAAATTAGTCCATCTAATTCATGA
- a CDS encoding tetratricopeptide repeat protein → MEENGYSESSFGEIVDLVKQFEDAVKSKRSVYFEEEDYEQIIEFYQEGGEYNKALRVTESAISQYSFSSFFYTKKAEILANQRHFDDALSALQESEHLDPTDVNIFLIRSDIHLLQGSHSEALNEVEHALSIAENTDDLCELYLEMADIYEDQEKYPEVVESLKKALEQDPQSEEALNRFWFCMELTESYEESVKFHEALIEKSPYSHLAWYNLGHALTSLGQFEKALDAFGYVAAIDEDFDGSYICSGDVLYMMERYPEALTSYQEAIKISKPNKELYLKTAECYGKMKEFSKARATLRKAISLDPYFDEAFFQLGENYRMEEKWLKSVHNYERAVKLNKENMEYLSALGEAYMSVGDNEKVVEVFEKLFQSDTSNRQNWINLATAYFYVEDFRKAFHTMNEAELKFENSADLFYIKAVFYLKAGNRHEALLNLERGLLTNFDEHTMIFDMDDALLSDEGILQVIEQYRD, encoded by the coding sequence ATGGAAGAGAATGGTTACTCTGAGTCGTCCTTCGGCGAGATAGTAGATTTGGTTAAGCAATTTGAAGATGCGGTCAAGTCTAAACGGTCGGTGTATTTTGAAGAGGAGGACTATGAACAAATCATAGAGTTTTATCAGGAAGGCGGTGAATACAACAAGGCCTTGCGGGTAACAGAGTCAGCCATTTCCCAATATTCCTTTTCTTCCTTTTTTTATACTAAGAAAGCAGAAATCCTGGCGAATCAAAGACACTTTGACGATGCCCTTTCGGCGCTTCAGGAGTCGGAACACCTAGATCCCACAGATGTCAATATCTTCCTAATCCGTTCTGATATACATTTATTACAGGGAAGTCATTCAGAGGCGCTGAATGAAGTAGAACACGCCTTGTCTATCGCTGAAAACACAGACGACCTTTGCGAATTATATTTGGAGATGGCGGATATCTATGAGGATCAAGAAAAATATCCTGAAGTCGTCGAATCCTTAAAGAAGGCCTTGGAACAAGACCCTCAAAGTGAAGAAGCTCTGAACCGTTTTTGGTTTTGTATGGAGCTGACCGAAAGCTATGAGGAGAGTGTGAAATTTCACGAAGCGTTGATTGAAAAAAGCCCATATTCTCATTTGGCTTGGTATAATTTAGGTCATGCCTTGACCTCGCTGGGGCAATTTGAAAAGGCTTTGGATGCCTTTGGCTATGTGGCCGCGATTGATGAAGACTTTGACGGTTCCTATATCTGTAGCGGAGATGTATTGTATATGATGGAACGATATCCGGAGGCCCTGACCTCCTATCAAGAGGCCATTAAAATTTCTAAGCCCAATAAGGAGTTATACCTAAAGACTGCCGAGTGTTATGGTAAAATGAAGGAATTTTCAAAGGCACGTGCTACCCTTCGCAAAGCGATTTCTCTTGATCCTTATTTTGATGAAGCCTTTTTTCAGCTTGGTGAAAATTATAGGATGGAGGAGAAATGGTTGAAGTCAGTTCATAATTATGAACGGGCCGTTAAGTTGAACAAAGAAAATATGGAGTATTTGTCCGCTTTGGGCGAAGCCTATATGTCGGTGGGAGATAACGAAAAGGTGGTGGAAGTTTTTGAAAAGTTGTTTCAGAGTGATACCTCGAACAGACAAAACTGGATAAATCTGGCTACGGCCTATTTCTATGTAGAAGATTTCAGAAAGGCTTTTCATACTATGAATGAAGCAGAACTGAAATTTGAAAACAGCGCCGACTTGTTTTATATCAAAGCAGTATTTTATCTCAAGGCCGGAAACCGCCACGAAGCCTTGCTCAATTTAGAAAGAGGATTGCTCACCAATTTTGATGAACATACCATGATCTTCGATATGGATGATGCGCTGCTAAGTGATGAGGGAATTTTACAGGTAATCGAACAATATCGCGACTAA
- a CDS encoding UDP-3-O-(3-hydroxymyristoyl)glucosamine N-acyltransferase, which translates to MKLKEPVSVKDIALLSHAEIMGDEDAMVVGLNEIHNVETGDLTFVDHEKYYDFTLQSAASFILINKKVEVPVGKTLLYHAAPFEAYNLLAKRFHPELKPAENGAPTYQLGEGSFVYPNVFIGEKVRIGKNCVIHPNTTIYAYTEIGDNVIIHANTTIGADAFYYKKQQTHYDKMHSAGRVVIGDEVEIGAGCTIDAGVSGDTLIGKGTKIDDQVHLGHDVKIGELCIICGQVGIAGNTKVGNRVTLYGKVAVNKNIEIGDDVVVMATSAVAQSLAPGKTYLGIPAQEARTFARQFALIKKLPEIWEKLRDK; encoded by the coding sequence ATGAAATTGAAAGAGCCTGTTTCTGTTAAAGATATTGCCCTGCTTAGTCATGCTGAAATCATGGGCGATGAAGATGCGATGGTGGTGGGCTTGAACGAAATCCATAATGTGGAAACCGGCGACCTGACTTTTGTGGATCATGAAAAGTATTATGATTTCACGCTGCAATCGGCGGCTAGTTTTATCCTCATCAATAAAAAGGTGGAAGTGCCGGTGGGCAAAACGCTGCTGTATCATGCAGCGCCTTTTGAGGCTTATAATCTGTTGGCCAAAAGGTTTCATCCTGAATTGAAACCGGCGGAGAACGGCGCGCCGACGTATCAGTTGGGCGAGGGCAGTTTTGTTTATCCGAATGTTTTTATCGGCGAAAAGGTGCGGATTGGGAAGAACTGCGTGATCCATCCGAACACGACGATTTATGCTTATACGGAGATTGGCGATAACGTGATTATCCATGCGAACACGACGATTGGGGCCGATGCGTTCTATTATAAGAAGCAGCAAACGCACTATGACAAGATGCACAGCGCCGGTAGGGTGGTGATTGGCGATGAGGTGGAGATTGGCGCCGGTTGTACGATTGATGCGGGGGTGTCGGGCGATACGTTGATTGGGAAAGGGACGAAGATTGATGATCAGGTTCATCTGGGGCATGATGTAAAGATTGGCGAGCTCTGTATTATTTGCGGGCAGGTGGGCATTGCGGGCAACACGAAGGTGGGCAACCGGGTGACGCTCTATGGCAAAGTGGCGGTGAATAAGAATATAGAGATAGGCGATGATGTGGTGGTGATGGCTACTTCGGCGGTGGCGCAGTCTTTAGCGCCGGGCAAAACTTATCTCGGCATTCCGGCACAGGAGGCTCGAACTTTTGCCAGACAGTTTGCCTTGATTAAGAAGTTGCCGGAGATTTGGGAGAAGCTGCGGGATAAATAA